One Chlorobaculum limnaeum genomic window carries:
- the glp gene encoding gephyrin-like molybdotransferase Glp — translation MITVHEAHEIITATVTPCGPAVAAPLRQLRGRVLAEEIRAGFAMPRFTNAAMDGFAVRHNEIAGASEDAPVTLPVSQELAAGALRVAPLAPQTCARIMTGAPVPEGADTVVPFEQTSGFESAAVEFYKAPKQGANIRHAGEEVVAGALLAAAGTRVTPAEIALLATFGVASALVRPQPRVSIITVGDELRLPGEPIEPLAIYNSNLPLLETCVEAAGAEVTQTRQLRDDRQAIREALAAAIAESDVIVTAGGISTGEFDFMHEALDALGVEQRFWKVAQKPGKPVYFGATAAGKLVFALPGNPVSALVCLLEYALPALALMQGATPAPKFTATLDEPFPADRKRYRFLFGATQIENGEIRCRISQQTDSHMLTALREADCLIEAEASPEPLPAGSLVTCSWLPWANAF, via the coding sequence ATGATTACTGTTCACGAAGCTCACGAAATCATCACCGCCACGGTCACGCCATGCGGCCCGGCGGTTGCCGCGCCGTTGCGCCAGCTCCGTGGCCGGGTGCTCGCCGAAGAGATTCGCGCCGGATTCGCCATGCCGCGCTTCACCAACGCCGCGATGGACGGCTTCGCCGTCAGGCACAACGAGATCGCCGGAGCGTCGGAGGACGCGCCCGTTACGCTGCCGGTCTCGCAGGAGCTTGCTGCCGGAGCGCTCCGTGTAGCGCCGCTCGCGCCGCAAACCTGCGCAAGGATCATGACCGGCGCGCCCGTGCCGGAGGGGGCCGACACCGTCGTGCCCTTCGAGCAAACCAGCGGCTTCGAGAGCGCCGCCGTCGAGTTCTACAAAGCGCCCAAACAGGGCGCGAACATCCGCCACGCGGGCGAGGAGGTCGTCGCGGGCGCACTGCTCGCCGCCGCCGGAACCCGCGTGACGCCTGCCGAAATCGCCTTGCTCGCCACCTTCGGCGTCGCTTCGGCGCTCGTGAGGCCGCAGCCGCGAGTCTCGATCATCACAGTCGGCGACGAGCTGCGCCTGCCCGGCGAACCGATCGAGCCGCTCGCCATCTACAACAGCAACCTGCCGCTGCTCGAAACGTGCGTCGAAGCCGCCGGAGCCGAGGTCACGCAGACGCGCCAGTTGCGGGACGACCGGCAAGCGATTCGCGAAGCGCTGGCTGCGGCCATCGCGGAGTCGGACGTTATCGTCACGGCGGGCGGCATCTCGACCGGCGAGTTCGACTTCATGCACGAAGCGCTCGATGCGCTCGGCGTCGAACAGCGCTTCTGGAAGGTGGCGCAGAAGCCCGGCAAGCCGGTTTACTTCGGCGCGACCGCTGCGGGCAAGCTTGTCTTCGCGCTGCCGGGCAACCCGGTCTCGGCGCTGGTCTGCCTGCTCGAATACGCCCTCCCCGCCCTCGCACTGATGCAGGGCGCGACGCCAGCGCCGAAGTTCACGGCAACGCTCGACGAGCCGTTCCCCGCCGACCGCAAGCGCTACCGCTTCCTGTTCGGCGCGACACAGATTGAAAATGGAGAAATTCGCTGCCGCATTTCGCAGCAGACCGACTCCCACATGCTCACGGCGCTTCGTGAAGCCGACTGCCTGATCGAAGCCGAAGCGTCGCCAGAACCGCTCCCCGCCGGATCGCTCGTCACCTGCTCGTGGCTTCCGTGGGCAAACGCATTTTGA
- the moaA gene encoding GTP 3',8-cyclase MoaA codes for MTRDAGQSRAELTDRFGRAVDYVRIAVTSACNLRCTYCLRDESEAPQKTRQLDAGDASRLIRVLAEMGVRKIRFTGGEPLLHPGIAELVSIAKTTPGIDTIRITTNGVLLDRQLDALVKAGLDGVNLSLDTLDREKFKSITRRDRFEQVRKALDRLLATSGLTVKINTLMLRGINSDEIPAFVELTRNHAVTVRFMELQPFDDRQIWRTGRFMGAEMIRERLVSACPELNAVTGHSTEHYSFRLPGHRGSIAIIPAFSRNFCNDCSKLRITADARLLACLYHHESIDLAPALKGEMNEEEIKKRIIEAVQQKPKDGLKSSHDTAASSMSRIGG; via the coding sequence ATGACGCGAGATGCCGGACAAAGCCGCGCGGAGCTGACCGACCGTTTCGGGCGCGCGGTCGATTACGTGCGTATCGCCGTCACCAGCGCCTGCAATTTGCGTTGCACCTACTGCCTCCGTGACGAGTCCGAAGCGCCGCAAAAGACGCGGCAGCTCGACGCTGGCGACGCCTCGCGGCTCATCCGCGTTCTGGCGGAAATGGGCGTCAGGAAAATCCGCTTCACCGGCGGCGAACCGCTGCTTCACCCAGGCATCGCCGAGCTGGTCAGCATCGCCAAAACGACTCCCGGCATCGACACCATCCGGATCACCACCAACGGCGTACTGCTCGACCGTCAGCTCGACGCCCTCGTCAAGGCCGGGCTGGACGGCGTCAACCTCAGCCTCGACACCCTCGACCGCGAAAAGTTCAAATCGATCACGCGGCGCGACCGCTTCGAGCAAGTTCGCAAAGCGCTCGACCGGCTGCTCGCCACCTCCGGCCTCACGGTGAAGATCAACACGCTCATGCTACGGGGCATCAACAGCGACGAAATCCCGGCATTCGTCGAGCTGACGCGCAACCACGCCGTCACCGTGCGCTTCATGGAGCTGCAACCTTTCGACGACAGGCAAATCTGGCGCACCGGCAGGTTCATGGGGGCGGAGATGATCCGCGAGCGGCTCGTCAGCGCCTGCCCGGAACTCAACGCCGTTACCGGTCACTCGACCGAGCACTACAGCTTTCGCCTGCCCGGCCACCGCGGCTCGATCGCCATCATCCCGGCCTTCTCCCGCAACTTCTGCAACGACTGCTCGAAGCTCCGGATCACCGCCGACGCCCGTCTGCTCGCCTGCCTCTACCACCACGAAAGCATCGACCTCGCGCCAGCCCTGAAGGGTGAAATGAATGAAGAGGAGATAAAAAAGCGGATCATCGAAGCCGTGCAACAAAAACCCAAAGACGGCCTGAAAAGCAGCCACGACACCGCCGCATCGAGCATGTCGCGAATTGGAGGATAG
- a CDS encoding DUF2141 domain-containing protein, translated as MKRSLWIGIIALLSLHLPSASKYVIAAEAAGSGTITIRIAGLRNTNGNLSVALFDAKKGFPGKFENAIRKAVVPAAGTEHFAVFGDVPFGRYAVAVRHDENGNGKLDTNILGMPKEGVGTSNNPKSKFGPPSFDDAAFLLDSDSRELVVNLRYL; from the coding sequence ATGAAAAGATCATTGTGGATAGGCATCATCGCGTTGCTTTCGCTGCATCTGCCTTCGGCGTCGAAGTACGTCATCGCTGCCGAGGCGGCGGGTTCCGGCACGATCACGATCCGGATTGCCGGTTTGCGCAACACCAACGGAAATTTGTCGGTGGCGCTGTTCGATGCGAAAAAGGGATTTCCCGGCAAGTTCGAGAATGCGATCAGGAAAGCCGTCGTTCCGGCAGCGGGCACCGAGCATTTTGCGGTTTTTGGTGATGTGCCCTTCGGCAGGTATGCGGTGGCCGTCCGGCACGACGAGAACGGCAATGGCAAGCTCGACACCAACATTCTCGGAATGCCGAAAGAGGGGGTTGGCACCTCCAACAATCCCAAATCGAAATTTGGCCCGCCATCGTTCGACGATGCCGCTTTCTTGCTCGACAGCGACAGCAGAGAGCTGGTCGTCAATCTCCGTTATCTCTGA
- a CDS encoding DUF1847 domain-containing protein, with the protein MNDEPRPDNSGNERGCVECHTMSCYRKEKRLPDGCLSEAVGKEQLDESLELYRGDGIDARIARAAAEVEGLYYGKLTRVEETVAFARRIGAKKIGLATCVGLAGEARVFAKILEANGFEPFSALCKAGAVDKSDIGLDEELKLKPGSHESLCNPVLQARVMNEKPTDLNVVIGLCVGHDSLFAKHSDAPVTTLVVKDRVLGHNPAAALYTTGSYYKRLMEPGREL; encoded by the coding sequence ATGAACGATGAACCGAGGCCGGATAACTCCGGTAACGAACGCGGCTGCGTGGAGTGCCACACGATGAGCTGCTACCGCAAGGAGAAGCGCCTGCCGGACGGCTGCCTCAGCGAGGCGGTTGGCAAGGAGCAGCTCGACGAGAGCCTCGAACTGTACCGTGGCGACGGCATTGACGCCAGGATCGCCCGCGCCGCCGCCGAAGTCGAGGGGCTTTATTACGGAAAGCTGACGCGAGTCGAGGAGACCGTCGCCTTCGCCCGGAGAATTGGCGCGAAAAAGATTGGCCTTGCCACCTGCGTCGGGTTGGCCGGAGAGGCCCGCGTTTTTGCGAAGATTCTCGAAGCCAACGGATTCGAGCCGTTCTCGGCGCTCTGCAAGGCGGGTGCGGTGGACAAAAGCGACATCGGTCTCGACGAGGAGCTGAAACTCAAACCCGGAAGCCACGAATCGCTCTGCAATCCGGTGCTGCAAGCCCGCGTCATGAACGAAAAGCCGACCGACCTGAACGTCGTCATCGGCCTCTGCGTCGGCCACGACAGCCTCTTCGCGAAACACTCCGACGCTCCGGTCACGACGCTCGTCGTCAAGGATCGGGTGCTCGGCCACAACCCAGCCGCCGCGCTCTATACCACCGGATCGTACTACAAACGCCTGATGGAGCCGGGCCGCGAGCTTTGA
- a CDS encoding MOSC domain-containing protein has product MGVLEAVCISVEKGTVKVPVPSAELRENWGIEGDAHAGEWHRQISLLAGESIDAVRAVLPELEYGMFGENLVTRGIDLPRLHVGDRLQVGDAVLLEVTQIGKECHNGGCVIQQATGDCIMPREGIFCRVLAGGQVAPGSSVVVV; this is encoded by the coding sequence ATGGGCGTACTCGAAGCAGTTTGCATCAGCGTTGAAAAAGGGACGGTCAAGGTGCCGGTTCCGTCGGCGGAACTCCGTGAAAACTGGGGAATCGAGGGCGATGCTCACGCTGGCGAGTGGCACCGGCAGATTTCGCTGCTGGCAGGCGAGAGCATCGATGCGGTGCGCGCGGTGCTGCCTGAACTCGAGTACGGCATGTTCGGCGAAAACCTCGTGACGCGAGGCATCGATCTTCCCAGGCTTCATGTCGGCGACCGGTTACAGGTCGGCGATGCGGTGCTGCTCGAAGTGACGCAGATCGGCAAAGAGTGCCACAACGGCGGCTGCGTCATCCAGCAGGCAACCGGCGACTGCATCATGCCCCGCGAGGGGATTTTCTGCCGGGTTCTGGCCGGGGGGCAAGTTGCGCCGGGGAGTTCGGTGGTGGTTGTATAG
- a CDS encoding MFS transporter produces the protein MGMNDTSPKARIFSWLLFDFANTSFSVMMVTFAFPLYFKNIICQGEPRGDALWGMSVSVSMLLVALISPVLGAQADYSGRRKRFLFAFTLISVLSTALLSFSGPGMVLVAAALFILANIGFEGGLVFYDAWLPEITSPRSIGRVSGYGFAMGYLGAFAILLINLPLLSKGIVPANIPNLKLSFLIVALFFALFSAPLFLMLRDTKGLSDSSSNGAQRRERGSSFVHSIKEVGYTIRHIMSYPDLARFLLAYFFYNDAILTVIAFSSIYAQNTLGFTTGELITFFMTVQTTAILGSVVFGFVTDKIGPKRTIVLTLFIWFAVILLAILSATKQTFYITGLVAGMSMGSSQAASRSLMARLTPKEHVTEFFGFYDGSFGKASAVIGPLVFGIVSAQAGSQKIALASLLVFFGLGLLILIGVRTRATAEAAPEVSRIE, from the coding sequence ATGGGCATGAACGACACATCGCCAAAGGCCCGGATTTTCTCTTGGCTGCTGTTCGATTTCGCCAATACGTCGTTCAGCGTCATGATGGTGACGTTCGCCTTTCCGCTCTACTTCAAGAATATCATCTGCCAGGGGGAACCCCGGGGCGACGCGCTCTGGGGCATGAGCGTCAGCGTCTCGATGCTGCTCGTGGCGCTCATTTCGCCGGTACTCGGCGCGCAGGCGGACTACTCGGGGCGTCGCAAGCGCTTTCTCTTCGCCTTCACGCTCATCTCGGTGCTCTCGACCGCGCTGCTCTCCTTTTCCGGACCGGGCATGGTGCTCGTGGCGGCGGCTCTCTTCATTCTCGCCAACATCGGCTTTGAGGGTGGCCTCGTCTTTTACGACGCCTGGTTGCCAGAAATTACGTCGCCTCGCAGTATCGGCAGGGTCTCCGGCTACGGCTTCGCGATGGGCTACCTCGGCGCGTTCGCCATCCTCCTGATCAATCTGCCGCTGCTCTCGAAGGGGATCGTGCCCGCAAACATTCCCAACCTCAAGCTCAGCTTTCTCATCGTCGCTCTCTTTTTCGCCCTTTTCTCCGCTCCGCTTTTCCTGATGCTGCGCGATACGAAAGGTTTGTCGGATTCGTCATCCAACGGAGCGCAGCGGCGGGAACGCGGCTCTTCGTTCGTGCACTCGATCAAAGAGGTCGGTTACACGATCCGGCACATCATGAGCTATCCCGATCTCGCGAGGTTCCTGCTCGCCTACTTTTTCTACAACGACGCGATTCTGACGGTCATCGCCTTCTCGTCGATCTACGCGCAGAACACGCTCGGATTCACGACGGGTGAGCTGATCACCTTTTTCATGACCGTGCAGACGACAGCCATTCTCGGTTCGGTGGTTTTCGGCTTCGTCACCGACAAGATCGGCCCGAAGCGCACCATCGTGCTGACGCTCTTCATCTGGTTCGCCGTGATCCTCCTTGCGATCCTCTCGGCGACGAAGCAGACCTTTTACATCACCGGCCTCGTCGCCGGGATGTCGATGGGGTCGTCGCAGGCGGCCTCCCGCTCGCTCATGGCGCGGCTGACGCCGAAGGAGCACGTCACGGAATTTTTCGGCTTCTACGACGGCAGTTTCGGCAAAGCCTCGGCGGTCATCGGCCCGCTCGTGTTTGGAATCGTCTCCGCCCAGGCCGGAAGCCAGAAGATCGCGCTCGCCTCGCTGCTCGTTTTCTTCGGCCTCGGCCTTCTGATTCTCATCGGCGTCAGGACGCGAGCCACCGCCGAAGCCGCGCCGGAAGTGTCTCGAATCGAGTGA
- the mobAB gene encoding bifunctional molybdenum cofactor guanylyltransferase MobA/molybdopterin-guanine dinucleotide biosynthesis adaptor protein MobB: MGKRILIQRDKMFHPFEIAIGGLSGSGKTTLVEKLIRRFSENGFEVAAFKHGCHRFEIDREGKDSDRFGKAGAVPVLIADRDKEALISQGTGRLDIAGSVLSADLLFIEGLKELPAPKLLMVDRDRAVLPMLEDDAIPQVLALVHSGDSDELERFDLPLFHRDDVPAISIFVEEWFRKRAEAIPLHGLVLAGGQSSRMGRDKATLNYHGPNQLERTAALLGDVCNQVFISCRAEQVENYATSANFPAIADSYLDMGPLGGLLSAQRQRPHAGWLVAACDFPLLDKAVIATLTEARNPFRFATAFAAGDGGPEPLLAIYEPKSRRRLLEAHASGNDSLRSFLRSNRVALVEPRNPLALFNANDPEALGKVLRMMGNGYKR; encoded by the coding sequence GTGGGCAAACGCATTTTGATACAACGCGACAAGATGTTCCATCCCTTTGAAATAGCCATTGGCGGCCTCTCCGGCTCGGGCAAGACCACCCTCGTCGAAAAGCTGATCCGTCGATTCTCGGAAAATGGATTCGAGGTCGCAGCCTTCAAGCACGGTTGCCACCGCTTCGAGATCGACCGCGAGGGCAAGGACTCCGACCGCTTCGGCAAAGCAGGCGCGGTGCCGGTGCTGATCGCCGACCGAGATAAAGAGGCGCTCATATCTCAAGGGACGGGACGACTCGACATCGCCGGTTCCGTACTGTCGGCAGATTTGCTTTTCATCGAAGGGCTGAAAGAGCTGCCGGCGCCGAAGCTGCTGATGGTGGATCGCGACCGCGCCGTACTGCCGATGCTTGAAGACGACGCCATCCCGCAGGTGCTCGCGCTCGTGCACAGCGGCGATTCGGACGAACTCGAACGGTTCGACCTGCCGCTGTTCCACCGGGATGACGTGCCCGCGATCAGCATCTTCGTGGAGGAGTGGTTCCGCAAACGCGCCGAAGCCATTCCACTCCACGGCCTCGTGCTCGCGGGGGGTCAAAGCTCGCGCATGGGCCGGGACAAAGCGACGCTCAACTACCACGGCCCGAACCAGCTCGAACGCACGGCAGCGCTGCTTGGCGATGTCTGCAATCAAGTGTTCATCTCTTGCCGGGCCGAGCAGGTCGAAAACTATGCGACAAGCGCGAATTTTCCGGCCATCGCCGACAGCTATCTCGACATGGGGCCACTCGGCGGCCTCCTCTCCGCACAGCGCCAACGTCCGCACGCTGGCTGGCTCGTGGCTGCGTGCGACTTTCCACTGCTCGACAAAGCGGTGATTGCAACGCTCACGGAAGCGCGAAATCCGTTCCGCTTCGCCACGGCGTTTGCGGCGGGCGACGGAGGCCCGGAGCCGCTGCTGGCGATCTACGAGCCAAAATCGCGCCGCCGCCTTCTCGAAGCGCACGCTTCAGGCAACGACTCGCTCCGCTCGTTTCTCCGCAGCAACCGGGTGGCGCTTGTCGAACCACGCAACCCGTTGGCGCTCTTCAATGCCAACGATCCCGAAGCGCTCGGTAAAGTCCTGCGTATGATGGGAAACGGATACAAGCGATGA